Proteins encoded within one genomic window of Trichoderma asperellum chromosome 2, complete sequence:
- a CDS encoding uncharacterized protein (EggNog:ENOG41) translates to MQPGQSWDDLPKELVMDLAQLTKANSIEGNKKDNITVIYTPWSNLKKDGSMDVGQVSFHDQRKVKRILVPNRENPIVNRLNKTKVEKKPDLKAEKDEMLKQLRAKEQAALQIKRKEEQRQAQEWKEKKWQKDHAYDELFTEENMAASSNQDRSADWEDDFM, encoded by the exons ATGCAGCCTGGCCAATCATGGGATGACTTGCCCAAGGAGCTGGTCATGGACCTAGCACAACTCACAAAGGCAAACTCAATAGAAG gaaataaaaaagataatattaCCGTCATCTACACCCCCTGGTCCAATCTCAAAAAGGATGGAAGCATGGACGTCGGCCAAGTCAGCTTCCATGATCAAAGAAAA GTCAAGCGCATCCTCGTTCCCAATCGCGAGAACCCCATCGTCAACCGCCTTAACAAGACCAAGGTGGAGAAGAAGCCCGATCTAAAGGCCGAAAAGGATGAAATGCTCAAGCAGCTACGAGCCAAGGAACAGGCAGCCCTGCAAATCAAG agaaaagaagaacagcGACAGGCTCAGGagtggaaagagaagaagtggCAGAAAGATCACGCGTATGATGAGCTATTTACTGAAGAGAACATGGCCGCGTCGAGTAATCAAGACCGGTCGGCGGATTGGGAAGACGATTTCATGTAA
- a CDS encoding uncharacterized protein (EggNog:ENOG41) — protein MEGTGLARKPVPVIRRRPVPGAPEYNHQADIYDMYRDEPLPSQSIAPSQTAGIQQLKPSKSAASLAQKPAAAHLSATRPATAISYQEISTEAFSAQISITAPEDDLPPPPPYPGLSVPSAPALPLRHSQSSSALSIGSSSSPDIPPRPQHAVTLPVDVGTDTKQQDSFWQSAIGNAQYFASGIIAHPCESTRHYSIIRHTSALIWYAGPSTSVSISVLSDEPLPPTRTLWMQQKGFSGNMGMAIKAFAGTTGSWINVTPARQTAVSDTPEADERIIQRDFKRFVKKASSKQKKHIPRETHVVRIPATASDGYFRLVLCAGAEPGKKILCGSPVFRVASTSTDVSVMRGASLSTMPLEMGVKVASTIGQAMANRYIGVASTVVNSQVSNIVTNQTIKKAGTMAYQSYQVTGMGDTVQESWQRQRDQQERYDSLVENVPIIGSEAGPEAPFPVKFDGKVVPGTGRSYSDLGIPSANLSGVSDQIRLRMPGVFAAWACIHIPPNNTNNGKAPGDAIPTDWFEAIVSIAPSRHSPPSVAMENSITVHIIHDFQGANLVGAKVKVLLMGYLHAAAHHNTPLELLVDQHFKDVDKTLASLSRIAWGPHDTMSMLKTVKSNRTFAEKMDDTTGKVVRQVDKIPLHRVGMRSDVGLMQDKAYGNGGLWIVR, from the coding sequence ATGGAGGGAACCGGACTCGCGCGTAAGCCTGTCCCGGTTATACGGCGGCGGCCCGTCCCAGGAGCGCCCGAATACAACCATCAGGCCGACATCTATGACATGTATAGGGATGAACCATTGCCGTCGCAGTCCATTGCACCCTCTCAGACAGCAGGGATCCAGCAACTGAAGCCCAGTAAATCGGCTGCCAGCCTCGCACAAAAGCCAGCGGCTGCTCATCTATCAGCGACCCGGCCCGCCACCGCCATTAGTTATCAGGAGATCAGCACCGAAGCCTTCTCTGCCCAAATCAGCATCACAGCACCCGAGGATGAtttgcctcctccgcctccctATCCAGGTCTCTCAGTCCCTTCGGCGCCGGCACTGCCTCTCCGCCATTCCCAGAGCTCTTCAGCGCTCTCTATTGGaagctcatcatcgcctGACATTCCGCCGCGTCCGCAGCATGCCGTCACTCTGCCCGTAGATGTAGGCACGGACACGAAGCAGCAAGATTCATTCTGGCAGTCAGCCATTGGCAATGCTCAATACTTTGCCTCTGGCATCATCGCCCATCCTTGCGAGTCTACGCGGCACTACTCCATCATCCGCCATACCAGTGCTTTGATATGGTACGCTGGCCCTTCCACCTCTGTCTCCATCTCGGTGCTATCAGACGAGCCGCTGCCGCCCACACGGACTCTATGGATGCAGCAAAAAGGCTTCTCCGGAAACATGGGCATGGCCATCAAGGCATTCGCCGGAACGACGGGTTCATGGATCAACGTCACTCCCGCGCGTCAAACGGCCGTGAGTGACACCCCGGAGGCAGACGAACGCATCATCCAGCGAGACTTTAAGCGGTTCGTCAAAAAGGCgtcaagcaagcaaaagaaacaTATCCCACGCGAGACTCACGTCGTCCGCATTCCCGCCACTGCTTCTGACGGCTACTTCCGCCTCGTTCTCTGCGCGGGAGCCGAACCAGGCAAGAAAATCCTCTGCGGCAGCCCCGTCTTCCGTGTGGCGAGCACGTCGACGGATGTGAGCGTCATGAGAGGCGCCAGCCTAAGCACCATGCCGCTGGAAATGGGCGTCAAGGTCGCCAGCACGATTGGCCaggccatggccaacagGTATATCGGCGTGGCGAGCACGGTGGTGAACAGCCAAGTGAGCAACATCGTGACTAATCAGACAATCAAGAAGGCTGGCACGATGGCCTATCAGAGCTACCAGGTGACAGGCATGGGCGACACGGTGCAAGAGAGttggcagcggcaaaggGATCAGCAGGAAAGGTATGATTCTCTTGTGGAAAACGTACCAATCATCGGTTCCGAGGCTGGCCCCGAAGCACCGTTTCCAGTCAAGTTCGACGGAAAGGTGGTTCCTGGAACAGGGAGATCATATTCTGATCTTGGTATACCGTCAGCGAATCTAAGCGGTGTGTCAGATCAGATCAGACTTCGTATGCCGGGCGTGTTTGCTGCCTGGGCATGCATACACATTCCCCCAAACAATACCAACAATGGGAAGGCTCCAGGAGATGCGATTCCTACAGATTGGTTCGAAGCCATCGTCAGCATAGCACCATCCCGCCACTCCCCCCCTTCCGTCGCCATGGAGAACAGCATCACAGTCCACATCATCCATGACTTCCAAGGCGCAAATTTAGTCGGCGCCAAAGTCAAAGTCCTCCTCATGGGCTACCTCCACGCTGCTGCCCATCACAACACACCGCTAGAACTCCTCGTCGACCAACATTTCAAGGATGTCGATAAAACGCTGGCCAGTCTAAGCCGCATAGCTTGGGGACCTCACGATACGATGTCGATGCTGAAGACTGTCAAGTCTAACCGAACCTTTGCGGAGAAAATGGACGATACGACGGGGAAGGTGGTGAGGCAAGTGGATAAGATTCCTTTGCATCGGGTGGGGATGAGATCGGATGTGGGCTTGATGCAGGATAAGGCTTATGGGAATGGCGGATTATGGATTGTGAGGTGA
- a CDS encoding uncharacterized protein (MEROPS:MER0001733), with protein MLRPLRRRTLLPLQGPRKPRVGVCLPHHNHHRQLQIRLQPRTAFAPLHSFPSSSFSAVSFHHCFSSSSRRSSAKMVAEDFEAVLKGKYPGKSHARRVVDLIRKKDPNANGVLYLEGRHTKLLEDNDSPEPFRQRRFFYYLTGCNLADCFFTYDIQSSKSTLFIPPIDPHDVIWSGLPTTIDDALKLYDVDEVKLTTEVNATLAHLAGTNSNSTIYAIKDQVSDHITFIGFENKDFELLKPAIEVSRVVKDEFEVAMIRKANSVSSLAHKAVVEKAKKASNERELEAVFLERCVANGAKNMAYHPIVAGGTAAATLHYVPNDAPLAGKQLLLIDAGAEWDNYAADITRTFPLNGKFTKEAREIYDIVYKMQQECIAVIKAGMHWEDAHILAHKIAIDGLLALGILKGDKDEIFNARISQAFFPHGLGHYLGMDTHDTGGNHNRQDPDVIFQNLRLRGQVPAGGVVTVEPGVYFCKFIIDPYLENPEQSKYIDSSVLAKYWDVGGVRIEDNILVTETGYENLTTAIKEPGQLEALMASS; from the exons ATGCTGCGACCTCTCCGTCGGCGAACTCTGCTGCCGTTACAAGGACCCAGAAAGCCCCGCGTCGGCGTGTGCCTCCCCCACCAtaatcatcatcgccagctcCAAATCCGACTCCAGCCTCGGACGGCTTTTGCTCCTCTAcattcttttccctcctcctccttctctgccGTATCTTTCCATCactgcttctcctcctcatcgcgCAGAAGCTCAGCAAAGATGGTTGCCGAAGACTTCGAAGCTGTGCTCAAGGGCAAATACCCTGGCAAGTCGCACGCCCGCCGCGTTGTCGACCTCATCCGCAAGAAAGACCCCAACGCCAACGGCGTTCTCTATCTCGAGGGCCGCCACACGAAGCTCCTCGAGGACAACGACTCTCCCGAACCCTTCCG ACAGCGCCGCTTCTTCTACTACCTTACCGGCTGCAATCTCGCCGACTGCTTCTTTACCTACGACATCCAATCCTCCAAGTCCACTCTCTTCATCCCCCCGATCGACCCTCATGATGTCATCTGGTCCGGCCTGCCCACGACCATCGACGACGCCCTCAAGCTATACGACGTGGACGAGGTGAAGCTCACCACCGAGGTCAATGCCACACTTGCCCACCTCGCGGGCACAAACTCCAACTCGACAATCTACGCCATCAAGGACCAGGTGTCAGACCACATCACCTTCATCGGCTTTGAGAACAAGGATTTCGAGCTCCTCAAGCCCGCCATCGAGGTCTCCCGTGTCGTCAAGGATGAGTTCGAGGTGGCCATGATCCGCAAGGCCAACAGCGTCTCCAGCCTGGCGCACAAGGCTGTCGTcgagaaggcgaagaaggcgtCCAACGAGAGGGAACTCGAGGCCGTGTTTCTGGAGCGATGCGTGGCCAACGGCGCCAAGAACATGGCGTACCATCCCATTGTGGCCGGCGGCACTGCTGCGGCGACTCTGCACTACGTTCCCAACGACGCTCCGCTGGCAGGAAAGCAGCTCCTGCTgattgatgctggtgctgagTGGGATAACTATGCCGCTGATATC ACCAGAACCTTCCCCCTCAACGGCAAGTTCACCAAGGAGGCCCGCGAGATCTACGACATTGTCTACAAGATGCAGCAGGAGTGTATTGCGGTTATCAAGGCTGGCATGCACTGGGAAGACGCCCACATCTTGGCCCACAAGATCGCCATTGACGGCCTGCTAGCTCTGGGCATCCTCAAGGGCGACAAGGACGAGATCTTCAACGCCAGAATCAGCCAGGCTTTCTTCCCCCACGGCCTGGGCCACTACCTTGGCATGGACACCCACGACACTGGCGGCAACCACAACCGCCAGGACCCCGATGTCATCTTCCAGAACCTGCGTCTGCGAGGCCAGGTTCCCGCCGGCGGAGTTGTTACCGTTGAGCCCGGT GTCTACTTTTGCAAATTCATCATCGACCCCTACTTGGAGAACCCCGAGCAGAGCAAGTATATCGACTCTTCCGTGCTCGCCAAGTACTGGGATGTAGGCGGTGTTCG TATCGAGGACAACATCCTCGTCACGGAGACCGGCTATGAGAACCTCACCACTGCCATCAAAGAGCCCGGCCAGTTGGAGGCCCTCATGGCATCTAGCTAG
- the CUT6 gene encoding Acetyl-CoA carboxylase (BUSCO:EOG092D00R3) has protein sequence MAESANGVQNGVNGRTVPVANGSMTYAEKHKIADHFIGGNRLANAPASKVKDFVAEHNGHTVITNVLIANNGIAAVKEIRSVRKWAYETFGDERAIHFTVMATPEDLQANADYIRMADHYVEVPGGTNNHNYANVELIVDIAERMNVHAVWAGWGHASENPKLPESLAASPKKIVFIGPPGSAMRSLGDKISSTIVAQHAKVPCIPWSGTGVDAVEIDSNGIVTVADDIYAKGCVNSWQEGLEKAKTIGFPVMVKASEGGGGKGIRKVTNEEEFEALYKAAASEIPGSPIFIMKLAGNARHLEVQLLADQYGNNISLFGRDCSVQRRHQKIIEEAPVTIAKADTFKAMEDAAVRLGQLVGYVSAGTVEYLYSHADDKFYFLELNPRLQVEHPTTEMVSGVNLPAAQLQIAMGIPLHRIRDIRLLYGVDPRTSSDIDFDFKLEGTAESQRRPQPKGHCTACRITSEDPGEGFKPSNGVMHELNFRSSSNVWGYFSVGTQGGIHSFSDSQFGHIFAYGENRQASRKHMVIALKELSIRGDFRTTVEYLIKLLETEAFEDNTISTGWLDELISKRLTAERPDTMLAVVCGAITRAHITSEALLAEYRSGLEKGQVPSKEILKTVFTIDFIYEGFRYKFTATRAGLDTYHLFINGSKCSVGVRALSDGGLLILLDGHSHNVYWKEEVGATRLSVDSKTCLLEQENDPTQLRTPSPGKLVKYSVENGAHIKAGQTFAEVEVMKMYMPLVAQEDGIVQLIKQPGATLEAGDILGILALDDPSRVKQAQAFVGQLPAYGDPVVVGTKPAQRFVRYHNVLLNILNGFDNSVVMADTLKKLIEVLRDPELPYSEWNAHFAALHARMPQKLDTLFTQIVERGRARTGEFPAKALSKAFSKFLEENVEAGDAALLRTTLAPLTEVLDNYAEGQKVRELNVINNLLESYWEVESLFQSRSQEESVILNLRDQNKENMAKVVQIVLSHSRMSSKNSLIIAILEEYRPNKPNVGNINKYLRESLRKLTELSSRATSKVSLKAREIMIQCSLPSLEERTSQMEHILRSSVVDSRYGESGWDHREPSLDVIKEVVDSKYTVFDVLTSFFAHEDPWVSLASLEVYVRRAYRAYMLQSIEYHNDESENPLYVSWDFQLRKIGNNEFGVPVQSAAPSTPGTPSGLELNVSRINSISDMSYLTSKVNNGPSRKGVMVPVRYIDDAEEMLQKALETLNFYNKQKRQTSQSTLLADLSGKRKPFAALKKEFQSRNNGDELSAVINVAVRDTESTDDEEILSRILPIVQGLKSELLVRGVRRLTFICGRSDGSYPGYYTFRGPDYEEDDSIRHSEPALSFQLELARLANFRIKPMFTGNGNIHVYEAVGKTVDSDKRYFTRAVIRPGRLRDEIPTAEYLISEADRVINDIFDALEIIGNNNSDLNHIFMNFTPVFQLDPATVEQSLQGFLDRFGARAWRLRVAQVEIRIVCTDPQTGIPYPLRVTITNTSGYVVDVDLYAERKSEKDDWVFHSIGGTKEKGPLHLLSVSTPYATKNWLQPKRYKAHLMGTQYVYDFPELFRQAIQNSWAKAVKKQPALAPQQPKVGDCITFTELVLDDKDNLDEVNREPGTNTCGMVGWIIKARTPEYPAGRRFVIVANDITYNIGSFGPKEDNFFYKCTELARKLGIPRIYLSANSGARLGLANELMPHFKVAWNDATKHEGGFRYLYLDEKTKDRFKDTVITEEVVEDGETRHKIVTIVGQEDGLGVECLRGSGLIAGATSQAYNDIFTITLVTCRSVGIGAYLVRLGQRAVQIEGQPIILTGAPALNNLLGREVYTSNLQLGGTQIMYRNGVSHMTANDDFEGVSKIVEWMAFVPEKRGNPVPVSPSLDVWDRDVTYYPPQKQPYDVRWLIGGKQEDDGSFQSGLFDKDSFVEALGGWARTVVVGRARLGGIPMGVIAVETRSVENITPADPANPDSIEQISNEAGGVWYPNSAFKTAQAINDFNNGEQLPLMILANWRGFSGGQRDMYNEVLKYGSFIVDALVKYEQPIFVYIPPFGELRGGSWVVVDPTINPNAMEMYADTEARGGVLEPEGMIGIKYRKDKQLETMARLDPTYGELKKKLEDKTLSSEDAEKIKQQLVAREKQLLPVYSQIAVQFADLHDRAGRMKAKGVIRDSLDWVNARRYFYWRLRRRITEEYILKRLNTSILPTPQPNTAKATEARAKGLKLLESWSGIAGWDKKDQEVAEWYEKETQAIAQKVEALKADRLAADLAEAVRGNEKAGWKGIRELLRVMPVEEREAIFTYLKE, from the exons ATGGCAGAATCAGCGAACGGCGTCCAGAACGGCGTCAATGGCCGGACGGTGCCTGTTGCCAACGGCAGCATGACCTACGCCGAGAAGCACAAGATCGCAGACCACTTCATTGGAGGCAACCGGCTGGCGAATGCCCCCGCCAGCAAGGTCAAGGATTTTGTGGCCGAGCACAACGGCCACACTGTCATCACAAAC GTTCTGATCGCCAACAACGGTATCGCCGCCGTCAAGGAGATTCGCTCAGTTCGAAAATGGGCCTACGAGACGTTTGGCGATGAGAGGGCCATCCACTTCACCGTCATGGCCACGCCCGAAGATTTACAGGCCAACGCCGACTACATTCGAATGGCTGACCACTACGTCGAGGTCCCCGGCGGCACGAACAACCACAACTATGCCAACGTCGAGCTGATTGTGGATATTGCCGAGCGCATGAACGTCCATGCTGTCTGGGCTGGTtg GGGTCACGCCTCCGAAAACCCAAAGCTCCCAGAGTCTCTCGCCGCATCGCCCAAGAAGATCGTCTTCATTGGTCCTCCCGGATCTGCCATGCGATCACTGGGTGACAAGATTTCCTCCACAATCGTCGCACAGCACGCCAAGGTGCCCTGTATTCCTTGGTCCGGAACCGGCGTCGACGCTGTCGAGATCGATAGCAACGGCATCGTGACCGTTGCCGATGATATCTACGCCAAGGGCTGTGTCAACTCATGGCAGGAGGGTCTGGAGAAGGCAAAGACGATTGGCTTCCCCGTCATGGTCAAGGCCTCCgagggtggtggtggcaaggGTATCCGAAAGGTTACCAACGAGGAAGAGTTCGAGGCCCTGTACAAGGCTGCCGCTAGCGAGATTCCTGGCTcgcccatcttcatcatgaaGCTGGCTGGAAACGCCAGACATCTGGAGGTCCAGCTGCTCGCCGATCAGTACGGCAACAATATTTCTCTGTTCGGTCGTGATTGTTCCGTCCAGCGTCGTCACCAGAAGATTATCGAGGAGGCTCCCGTCACCATTGCCAAGGCTGATACCTTCAAGGCCATGGAGGACGCTGCGGTCCGACTCGGTCAGCTTGTCGGCTACGTCTCTGCTGGTACCGTCGAATATCTGTATTCGCACGCCGACGACAAGTTCTACTTCCTCGAGCTTAACCCCCGTCTCCAGGTCGAACATCCTACCACTGAAATGGTCAGCGGTGTCAACCTGCCGGCTGCTCAGCTCCAGATTGCCATGGGTATCCCCCTGCACAGAATCCGTGACATCAGACTGCTGTACGGCGTGGATCCCCGAACCTCGAGCGACATCGATTTCGATTTCAAGCTCGAGGGCACTGCCGAGTCTCAGCGCCGACCTCAGCCCAAGGGTCACTGCACTGCGTGCCGCATCACTTCTGAGGACCCTGGTGAGGGCTTCAAGCCTTCCAACGGTGTCATGCACGAGCTGAACTTCCGTTCTAGCTCAAACGTATGGGGTTACTTCTCCGTCGGTACGCAGGGTGGTATTCACAGCTTCTCCGACAGTCAGTTCGGTCACATTTTCGCCTACGGCGAGAACCGACAGGCTTCACGGAAGCACATGGTTATCGCGCTCAAGGAGCTGAGCATTCGTGGTGACTTCAGAACCACTGTCGAGTACCTCATCAAACTGCTCGAGACTGAGGCTTTCGAGGACAACACCATCTccactggctggctggatgaGCTCATCTCTAAGCGACTGACCGCTGAGCGCCCTGACACTATGCTGGCGGTTGTGTGTGGTGCCATCACCAGAGCTCACATCACTAGTGAGGCCTTGCTGGCCGAGTACCGATCTGGATTGGAAAAAGGTCAGGTGCCTTCCAAGGAGATTTTGAAGACCGTCTTCACTATCGATTTCATCTATGAGGGCTTCCGATACAAGTTCACTGCCACTCGTGCCGGTCTCGACACCTATCACCTGTTCATCAACGGCTCCAAGTGCTCTGTTGGCGTCCGTGCTCTTAGTGATGGTGGTCTCCTCATTCTTCTCGACGGCCACAGCCACAACGTCTACTGGAAGGAGGAGGTTGGTGCCACTCGTCTCTCCGTTGACAGCAAGACCTGTCTGCTTGAGCAGGAGAACGACCCCACCCAGCTCCGAACTCCCAGCCCTGGTAAGCTCGTCAAGTACTCCGTCGAGAACGGTGCCCACATCAAGGCTGGCCAGACCTTTGCCGAAGTCGAGGTCATGAAGATGTACATGCCTCTTGTTGCACAGGAGGACGGTATCGTGCAGCTCATCAAGCAGCCCGGAGCTACTCTGGAGGCTGGAGATATTCTTGGTATACTCGCCCTGGATGACCCTTCCCGAGTCAAGCAGGCTCAGGCATTCGTCGGACAGCTTCCCGCTTACGGCGACCCTGTTGTCGTCGGCACCAAGCCCGCTCAGCGCTTCGTTCGGTACCACAACGTGCTGCTCAACATCCTCAATGGTTTCGATAACTCTGTCGTCATGGCCGATACTCTGAAGAAGCTCATTGAGGTGCTTCGCGACCCTGAGCTGCCCTACAGCGAGTGGAACGCCCACTTTGCTGCTCTCCATGCTCGCATGCCCCAGAAGCTGGACACCCTGTTTACTCAGATTGTCGAGCGAGGCAGAGCTCGCACTGGCGAATTCCCTGCCAAGGCACTCAGCAAGGCTTTCAGCAAGTTCCTCGAGGAGAATGTGGAAGCCGGTGACGCTGCTCTGCTTAGAACCACGCTGGCACCCCTTACCGAGGTGCTTGACAACTACGCAGAGGGCCAAAAGGTTCGAGAGCTCAACGTCATCAACAACCTTCTTGAGTCCTACTGGGAAGTCGAGAGCCTCTTCCAGAGCCGGTCTCAGGAGGAGAGTGTCATCCTGAATCTCCGAGACCAAAACAAGGAGAACATGGCCAAGGTTGTGCAAATCGTTCTCTCGCACAGCCGCATGAGCTCAAAGAACTCTTTGATCATTGCCATTCTAGAGGAGTACCGCCCCAACAAGCCCAATGTTGGAAACATCAACAAGTACCTGCGTGAGTCGCTGCGAAAGCTGACCGAGCTCTCTTCTCGAGCTACCTCCAAGGTCTCGCTCAAGGCCCGAGAGATTATGATCCAATGCTCTCTGCCGTCCCTTGAGGAGCGTACGTCTCAGATGGAGCATATCCTGCGATCGTCTGTTGTTGATTCTCGCTACGGTGAGAGCGGCTGGGACCACCGGGAGCCTAGCCTTGATGTCATCAAGGAGGTTGTCGATTCCAAGTACACCGTCTTCGATGTGCTGACCTCATTCTTCGCTCACGAGGATCCTTGGGTTTCTCTGGCATCTCTCGAAGTCTACGTTCGTCGTGCTTACCGTGCCTATATGCTCCAGTCGATTGAGTACCACAATGACGAGTCGGAGAACCCTCTCTACGTGTCCTGGGATTTCCAGCTGCGAAAGATTGGAAACAACGAGTTTGGCGTTCCTGTTCAGTCTGCTGCTCCTTCTACTCCTGGCACCCCTAGCGGCCTGGAGCTCAACGTTTCGCGTATCAACTCCATCAGCGACATGTCCTACCTCACCAGCAAGGTGAACAATGGCCCGTCCCGCAAGGGTGTCATGGTCCCTGTCAGGTACATTGACGACGCTGAGGAAATGCTTCAGAAGGCTTTGGAGACTTTGAACTTTTACAacaagcagaagaggcagacCAGCCAGTCTACTCTTCTTGCTGACTTGAGTGGCAAGCGAAAGCCCTTTGCCGCTCTCAAGAAGGAATTCCAGAGCCGCAACAACGGCGACGAGCTGTCTGCTGTCATTAACGTTGCTGTTCGGGATACTGAGAGCACGGATGACGAAGAGATCCTCTCGCGCATTTTGCCCATTGTCCAGGGTCTCAAGAGCGAGCTTTTGGTCCGTGGTGTCCGTCGCCTGACCTTCATCTGCGGCCGCAGCGATGGTTCTTACCCCGGCTACTACACCTTCCGAGGCCCCGACTACGAGGAGGACGACAGCATTCGTCACAGCGAACCCGCCTTGTCTTTCCAGCTTGAGCTTGCTCGTCTTGCCAACTTCCGCATCAAGCCCATGTTCACTGGAAACGGCAACATTCACGTGTACGAGGCTGTTGGCAAGACTGTCGACTCTGACAAGCGCTACTTCACTCGTGCTGTGATCCGACCCGGCCGTCTCCGTGACGAGATCCCCACTGCTGAGTACCTCATCTCTGAGGCAGACCGAGTCATCAACGACATCTTCGACGCCCTTGAGATTAtcggcaacaacaactcTGATCTCAACCACATCTTCATGAACTTCACCCCCGTCTTCCAGCTCGATCCTGCTACCGTTGAGCAGTCTCTCCAGGGCTTCTTGGATCGCTTCGGTGCTCGTGCTTGGAGACTGCGTGTTGCCCAGGTGGAAATTCGCATTGTTTGCACGGATCCCCAGACTGGTATCCCTTACCCTCTGCGCGTTACCATCACCAACACCTCTGGTTATGTCGTGGATGTCGATCTGTATGCCGAGCGCAAGTCCGAGAAGGATGACTGGGTCTTCCACAGCATTGGTGGAACCAAGGAGAAGGGACCTCTTCACTTGCTGTCCGTTTCCACTCCTTATGCCACCAAGAACTGGCTCCAGCCCAAACGATACAAGGCTCACTTGATGGGTACCCAGTACGTGTACGACTTCCCCGAGTTGTTCCGCCAGGCCATCCAGAACAGCTGGGCCAAGGCTgtcaagaagcagcctgcTTTGGCGCCTCAACAGCCCAAGGTTGGTGACTGTATTACATTCACCGAGCTTGTGCTCGACGACAAGGACAACCTTGACGAGGTCAACCGCGAGCCCGGTACCAACACCTGCGGCATGGTGGGATGGATCATCAAGGCTAGAACCCCCGAGTACCCTGCCGGTCGCCGCTTTGTTATTGTCGCCAACGACATCACCTACAACATTGGATCTTTCGGCCCCAAGGAAGACAACTTCTTCTACAAGTGCACTGAGCTGGCTCGCAAACTCGGCATTCCTCGCATCTACCTGTCTGCTAACTCTGGTGCCCGCCTTGGTCTCGCCAACGAGCTGATGCCTCACTTCAAGGTTGCCTGGAACGATGCTACCAAGCACGAGGGCGGATTCCGCTACCTGTACCTGGATGAGAAGACCAAGGATCGCTTCAAGGACACTGTCATCACTGAGGAAGTTGTCGAGGATGGTGAAACACGCCACAAGATTGTCACCATTGTTGGTCAGGAGGATGGCCTTGGTGTCGAATGCTTGAGGGGATCTGGTCTTATTGCCGGTGCCACTAGCCAGGCTTACAACGACATCTTCACTATCACCTTGGTCACTTGCCGATCAGTtg GTATTGGTGCTTACCTTGTCCGTCTTGGCCAGCGTGCTGTCCAAATTGAAGGCCAGCCCATCATCCTCACTGGTGCTCCTGCTTTGAACAATCTGCTTGGTCGTGAGGTCTACACATCTAACCTTCAGCTTGGTGGCACTCAAATCATGTACCGCAACGGTGTTTCTCACATGACTGCCAACGACGACTTCGAGGGTGTCTCCAAGATTGTTGAATGGATGGCCTTTGTTCCTGAGAAGCGCGGTAACCCCGTCCCGGTCAGCCCCAGTCTCGATGTCTGGGACCGTGATGTCACTTACTACCCTCCCCAGAAGCAGCCTTATGACGTTCGGTGGTTGATTGGTGGTAAGCAGGAGGACGACGGCTCTTTCCAGAGCGGTCTGTTTGACAAGGACTCCTTTGTTGAGGCTCTTGGCGGCTGGGCTCGCACTGTCGTTGTTGGTCGTGCTCGTCTTGGCGGTATCCCCATGGGTGTTATCGCTGTTGAGACCCGCAGTGTTGAGAACATTACGCCTGCCGATCCTGCCAACCCTGATTCTATCGAACAGATTAGCAACGAGGCCGGTGGTGTCTGGTACCCCAACTCTGCATTCAAGACTGCCCAGGCTATCAATGACTTCAACAATGGTGAACAGCTTCCTCTCATGATCTTGGCCAACTGGCGTGGTTTCTCCGGTGGTCAGCGAGACATGTACAACGAGGTGCTCAAGTATGGTTCGTTCATCGTCGATGCCTTGGTCAAGTACGAACAGCCAATCTTTGTGTACATTCCTCCCTTTGGCGAGCTCCGTGGTGGCTCATGGGTCGTTGTTGATCCTACCATCAACCCTAACGCTATGGAGATGTACGCTGATACTGAGGCTCGTGGTGGTGTTCTTGAGCCTGAGGGTATGATTGGTATCAAGTACCGCAAGGACAAGCAGCTGGAGACCATGGCTCGTCTGGATCCTACCTACGGCGAGCTGAAGAAAAAGCTGGAGGACAAGACGCTCTCCAGCGAGGATGCGGAGAagatcaagcagcagcttgtggCTCGCGAGAAGCAGCTTCTGCCCGTCTACTCGCAGATTGCTGTGCAGTTCGCTGATCTGCACGACCGTGCCGGCCGCATGAAGGCCAAGGGTGTCATCCGTGACTCTCTGGACTGGGTCAACGCTCGCCGATACTTCTACTGGCGTCTGCGCAGACGTATCACTGAGGAGTACATCCTCAAGCGCTTGAACACCAGCATTCTGCCTACTCCTCAGCCCAACACTGCCAAGGCTACTGAGGCTCGCGCCAAGGGTCTGAAGCTTCTGGAGAGCTGGTCTGGCATTGCTGGATGGGACAAGAAGGACCAAGAGGTTGCTGAGTGGTACGAGAAGGAGACTCAGGCTATTGCTCAGAAGGTTGAGGCCCTCAAGGCCGACAGACTGGCTGCTGACTTGGCTGAGGCTGTCCGTGGCAACGAGAAGGCTGGCTGGAAGGGCATCCGGGAGCTTCTGCGTGTCATGCCTGTGGAGGAGCGCGAGGCTATCTTTACCTATCTGAAGGAGTAA